The DNA window AATACTTTTATAGTTCATTGTATTTCTATACTTATCCACATGTGTTTCAATACCTCTAAAGCTTATGTTCAACATGTTAAAATATTTCAGACAAGatttttttgtgttaaaatcATCTCAAAGGATGAAATTGATAATAAAAAGAAGTAAGGGAAAATGGGGTTGGACAATTCATTTATACTAAAAGTATATTATATATGGCCATTGGATTGTTATCTGGTGATgttatttaaagaaaattataGCTTAGAGAGATAAAAGAATTGGTTACAGAGTGTTATTGATGGTATTTTTTGTTTAGTAATTTTCTTCTTTTGATCTGTTTAATGCAGGTTTTGGTTTGCTAGAACAGTTTCGATCGTTCTCGAAGTGAGGAGTTATTATGAACTGAATGCTGAATGCATTAAATGGTAAGAAGCTGAAGCATGTTGTTTGAGTTCCTGAATGTGGAAGTTTCTTTTTCAGCTCACTTAATCGATTTTGTGGGCACAGGTTATAGCTTTTTATATCTTGAATGGAAAACGGACAAGATTGTTTAAGCATGGAAGTAGTTAATAATGAAAGAGGTGATTCCAAGAATCACAATGACATTGTAATGCGTCGAATGAAGAATAGAGAACGCCAGCGTAGATATAGAGCGAGGAAACGTCTTGAAGAAGATCTAAAGAAATCGAGCATGCCTAGCAGCATCATTGAACAGTCAATTATAGTGCACCAGCGTAGTACTTCACCAACATTGCCTGTAGTGGAACCCGAACCACAATCTAATGTCGTTGTTAGCAACTATAGCGCTCGCGTGCTTTGTAGAAGGAACTGGAAAAAAGATGCAAGGAGGGCTCATTCGTGTAAGGATTTACAAGTTTATCCTAATGATAATCTTGTCACTGCTCCTGTTTTGAGCAGCAACAGTCAGATATCAGAATTATCCTCACAAAGGGTATCGCGTCCTGATATGTCACACGGCGTTGTTAGTCATGCAACAACGCCAACAATGCAGCGAACCGGCTCTGGTCGAAGAGACTGGAAAGCAGAAGCAAGAAGGAAGCAAAACTGAAATAGGAAGGTGCCTCATAATCCTGGCTTTGCCCTTTTGATTGTATGGGAAGTAGATTAGGTATATGGTTTTCGGGAAACATTTCTTTCGGGTTTTTTTTCTGAAGACTTTGATCTTCTGCTGTTACAGATGTAGATGTAATGAAGGAATGAATTTGTGCAGAAAAAGAAGTATGCTGAGATTTTAGACATATatacattaaattaaaatacagtaaaaaaccAGTCTTTGGCTTGAGTGAATTTTCCTAGAAAAGTCAGGTCATagtcttttcttcttcttcttcttgtttaATAATGTATGGCAATGATGTAATACTAATATATGGTTTGGAAGGTTTTGATAACATAAATGCTCTAACTTTAGGTGTTATTCTAGTTAAATTTTCATAATACACATTCTTGTTCAACAAGGACAACAATGTCTGtatttgtaattaaaaacttaGTCTTTTTTAACACCAACTCCTATTATAACAACTAACATTGGAGTTGGTGTAATAAAAATTAACTCCTATGAAAATTTGGTCAAGCTAAGATTGATGGAATTGTAGCTGTTTTGAATAAATTTACTAACATAAAGTTACTGATGTGCAAACATTATTAACAACCTCAAGATCAGTTCATGAAATCAATGTAGATGGGGGaccataaacaaataaaatggTGCCCCAATGCTATTTATAAACTATTGACACTGATTAGAGAACTAGTAAATAAGTCTCTTTTGGATTGGAACTTAAACAATTTGATTTCAACAACACATTTTTAAATGGAATGTTATTAGAATTAGTATTGTATTGCATATGGGTCATAGAATCTGGCTTTTGTTTGGAAGCTCATTTAGGCATTAATATATGGCCTAAATAAGTTGAAACACAGTTTTCCTGTGGGGATTTAATTTATAACACTCACTCCTCACTCTTCATTTTCTCTCAACTACaatttttttaagcaaaaaaaaaaaaagtttaattaagaatttatttacCTTAAAGTTGTATAAGTTAGAAAACGTTTTGAGGAAATTTGATTACTCAGAAATACTCTAGCTAGGACCACTTTAGTTTTTCACACTAGTAAGATTAGATAGTATAGTAAAATGCTTACGATAACTACAATGTTttgaaagtttgggaccaaaaTGAAAATTTTGAAGTTTTAAGGGATATTTTGTGGCGAaagttccttaatatttataatttttatacatatGACCCTAATTAAAAAGATAGCGGCAAAAATACTTTATCTTACAATTTTGTTGTAGTCGTAGCCTTCTTTTTTGGTCATTAAGTGCCAACTCAAAAACACGTGGCGACATATTATTAGACCACGTATTAAATAAGCTAAAGAAATATGCCACCACGTGTTTTTGAACTGACACTTAATGAGTTTAATTGGCgcttaataactaaaaaaggtACGACTGTAACAAAATCGTAAGATAAAATACTTTTGTTACTACCCTTTTTAATTAGGATcatatgtataataattataaatattaagaaagttTCGTtgcaaatattttaaattttaataataacaaataGGGAGCAACTGTATATAATATGGCCTcacctatattttttttttcgttattatttgtttttatttttattttgtttttttgttttttgttttggaGAAAACTTAccagaattttaaaaaataagtaacATTTTAGTCCAAATTGATCTCTTTAATATATcttataacaaatttttgaaagaaaatcttattaaaacttataataatttgtaaatCTAATACACTCATTATTTACTATGTATACAACAACATAGTTGatgaaatgatgattttctcaaaattaagatttaaaatatattttagtggTGTAACATTACCTAAATTTTCAAAGTATAAATAATGATATGTTGCCATTAATGCTTGATTTCCTCACATTTTTACAACTTTTCCCACGTCTTTGTTCGAGTGCAAATTTTTCTCGCAAAGAATAACGACATGTTACTACTACCTAATTAATTCCTTACTCTATCACCATAAATATTACTCTCcagtaaaatatttaattaattcagcGTATCAATTATTGTGACATGCTAATGCTGTTTATTGGagaacattgtcccacatagattaaatgtaaaagtattgagccatatataaagAACAtgagctactccactcattgccaattggttttgagatggaaccccatgattctcaacatagTATCAAGGCCATATACCTAGCGGGTTTTCGATCCACACCTATCCAGAATTTGAGTGTGGTGGTATGGATTTGGAATGTGCGAGTGTGTTCCTCACGTGGTGAAATACGAAGCAAATTCAGTCATTGGTGAGAGAAAGAGTAGATCGAGTCATTTGTAGCACATGATGGATGGAGGCTTATCCAAAGGCAAGGGTGGAGGCCAAAACCATTAATCATTTTGATCATTCTCCCCTTATTTTGGATTTGATTGAGGATCGATCAAGAGCGAATTTATTTCCCCTTTCGATTCTTAGATGCTTGGAATCGGGACCCAGGGTGTCATAGAGTGATTGAGGAAGCTTGGAAGATTGTTGTCAGGGGCTCTGCTAGCTCTGGCCTTATGTCCAAAATTGGTGCCACGACAAAGGCCTTGTAGAAGTGGAATAAGGAGGTTTTTGGCCACTGTTTTGAGAAACTTAAGATTTTGAATGGTTTCTTAGTGGAAGTGAAAAATTGTCCTTTTTTAGTACAAAACCGTGAGCTCGAGGCTTCTATTTAGCTGGAAATTCTTGAGATTTCTCAAAGGTAGGCTTCTATTATCTCGAGAATTCTGGTTGAAGCAAGGTGACCAAAACTCGAGATTCTTTCACTTATCTACTCTGATTCGCATGAACCATAATCATATCCAGGCAATTTTCGAGGATGATCAACACTGGTTTTATAGTAGAGTAGGTATCGAGTTGTACATCTCTGATAATTTTAAAGAGATTTTTCAATCTTCTTTTCCACCAGAGTCTCATGACCTTCCTAATTTAATTCCTTCTATTATCTCGAAGGAGATGaattaaagaattatttttctaccTTAGTAGAGGAAATTAAAGAAGTTGTATGGTCTTTTCCCCTCCCTTAAAGTGTCTAGCCCTGATGAAATACCAACTAAGTTCTATCGAGAGCATTGGGAGATCGTAAGAGGTGATATCATCAATTTCGTTCAAGAGTTTTTTCGATTGGGTTAGTTTGCAAAGAGTGTTAATAGATCTTTCATTGTCCTCCAAAGAAGTAGAATTTCATTATTCAAATtgcttttttataaattaaatatagatatatataatattataaaaaaattatttttttaaaaaataaaaattattagagGCGACTAGTCAAAGTTTGATTTTTGACTCACTTTTTTAGGGGCGATTTGTTGCCTCTAATTGTTATTAGAGGAgaatttgtgtaattttaggAGCGACTTTTGTCGCTCCTAAATATCATATTTGTTGTAGTGACACTGCCCGACAAAAGCCACGAAtcttatatttatgttgaaaagtCAACATTTTTATATGTTAGGGATTCATCATCTAATAAGCAATGGAAAGAGCAATTAGATTGTAGATGCCCTAAAAGCATCTTTAATGGAAGCACTTCATCTAAGTGCGTAAGTGGCCCTACTTATACCATTGAGCTAATCtaatatttttagaaataataataaaaaaaaactattggcACCATAGCCAAGCAAATCAATAGCCATGTATGGTGCCTTATATAAGTCAACATATTAGATTACGCAACGTTGTCCTATAATTAGCTAGCAAGCCTGACTCTGAGCTAAGGTGGGCTAAGCTTATGTTTAGTATCCACCCAAATTCAGAgcccaataattatataaattctttaaaatgtaaactgaaaaaaattaataatataactaaACAGGTCCACATCCCAATTGGCTCACTCCAAATCCTATTGcaatatcatttaaaaagctTATATCCTACTTAATTTATTTAACAAGCTaaggaaaatatatataaatagggccattttttttttttaattttatcaaaATGGTCTTGGACCTACTTTTTTTTAAGGGCCAACCCTCATAATTAACTTAATGCCAAAATTTGGCACCGGTGCCAATGGTAAGACCACTTTTAGCTTTGTTTTTTATTGTTACTATTGAAGATGCTCTTATAAAACATCACAACTAAGAACATAATTTTGT is part of the Cannabis sativa cultivar Pink pepper isolate KNU-18-1 chromosome 5, ASM2916894v1, whole genome shotgun sequence genome and encodes:
- the LOC115717367 gene encoding uncharacterized protein LOC115717367; protein product: MENGQDCLSMEVVNNERGDSKNHNDIVMRRMKNRERQRRYRARKRLEEDLKKSSMPSSIIEQSIIVHQRSTSPTLPVVEPEPQSNVVVSNYSARVLCRRNWKKDARRAHSCKDLQVYPNDNLVTAPVLSSNSQISELSSQRVSRPDMSHGVVSHATTPTMQRTGSGRRDWKAEARRKQN